The following are encoded together in the Planococcus antarcticus DSM 14505 genome:
- a CDS encoding macro domain-containing protein, which translates to MPLEIVRNDITKMKTGAIVNAANSSLKMGGGVCGAIFNAAGAQTLQEACDQIGHCSVGGAVCTEAFSLNAKYIIHTVGPVWQGGGNDEEVLLRNCYCNSLKLAYGLGCDSISFPLISTGIFGYPKEPALQIAIFAIERFLMTHEMHVYLVVFDKQSFGISEKLYRSIAAFIDENEVSALEKRDTRYRKKSDSESALYSVEAEVKVESQTKKSLKDIFENMNESFSQRLLRFIDEKEMTDTETYKKANIDRKLFSKIRNSPGYTPMKKTIIAFAVALELDLTETEDLLEKAGYRLSRSHKFDLIILYFIEQKNYNIHEINEALFAFDQMLLGA; encoded by the coding sequence ATGCCACTAGAAATCGTACGAAACGACATTACGAAGATGAAAACCGGTGCCATCGTCAATGCTGCAAACTCTAGCTTAAAAATGGGTGGCGGTGTGTGCGGCGCCATATTTAATGCTGCAGGGGCTCAGACGTTACAAGAAGCATGCGACCAGATTGGTCATTGTTCTGTGGGCGGAGCGGTGTGTACAGAAGCTTTTTCGCTAAATGCCAAATACATCATCCATACGGTTGGACCTGTCTGGCAAGGAGGTGGTAATGACGAAGAAGTATTGCTTCGAAACTGTTACTGCAACTCGCTCAAACTTGCTTACGGGCTTGGTTGTGACTCAATTTCTTTTCCGCTCATTTCTACTGGGATTTTTGGCTATCCAAAAGAGCCTGCTTTGCAAATTGCGATTTTCGCAATTGAAAGGTTTCTGATGACACATGAAATGCATGTGTACCTTGTGGTGTTCGACAAGCAGTCTTTTGGAATCAGTGAAAAGCTATACCGATCGATTGCGGCTTTTATTGATGAAAATGAAGTAAGTGCGCTGGAGAAGAGAGATACACGGTATCGCAAAAAAAGCGATTCAGAATCCGCTTTGTATAGTGTAGAAGCAGAAGTTAAAGTGGAATCCCAAACGAAGAAGAGTTTGAAGGATATTTTTGAAAATATGAATGAATCCTTTTCACAACGACTGCTCCGTTTTATTGACGAAAAAGAGATGACAGATACAGAAACCTATAAAAAGGCGAATATCGATCGAAAGCTATTTTCTAAGATTCGTAATTCTCCTGGCTATACACCGATGAAAAAGACGATTATCGCTTTTGCAGTGGCTCTTGAACTGGACCTAACTGAAACAGAGGATTTGCTTGAAAAAGCCGGATACAGGCTATCGCGCAGCCATAAATTCGATTTGATCATTCTTTATTTTATTGAGCAGAAGAATTACAATATCCATGAAATCAACGAGGCTTTGTTCGCGTTTGATCAAATGCTTCTCGGTGCTTGA
- a CDS encoding vWA domain-containing protein: MKKEATELVFILDKSGSMAGLEKDTIDGFNALIEKQRKLPGEVRVTTVLFNQGYELLHDRISLKGVSALTEADYEVGGMTALLDAIGSTIQKISNVQKSTMPEQRADKVMVVITTDGLENSSCEYTYKKIHELIAMKKNEAHWEFIFLGANIDAVATARQFGVKEEFAVNYHADAKGTQLNYDVLSEAVTSFRTGKKIDRSWKKDIEKDFNARAKK, translated from the coding sequence ATGAAAAAAGAAGCGACGGAATTGGTTTTTATTCTCGACAAAAGTGGGTCAATGGCGGGGCTAGAGAAGGATACAATCGATGGCTTTAACGCCTTGATTGAAAAACAGCGCAAGCTTCCTGGGGAGGTCCGTGTTACGACAGTGCTGTTCAATCAAGGGTATGAACTGCTGCATGACCGAATTTCGCTAAAAGGCGTTTCTGCGCTGACCGAAGCGGATTATGAGGTAGGCGGAATGACGGCGTTGCTCGATGCAATCGGTTCGACGATTCAAAAAATAAGCAACGTCCAAAAAAGCACGATGCCAGAACAGCGAGCAGATAAAGTAATGGTTGTTATTACGACCGACGGGTTGGAAAATTCCAGCTGTGAATACACGTATAAAAAAATTCATGAACTGATTGCGATGAAGAAAAACGAAGCTCATTGGGAATTCATCTTTCTTGGTGCGAATATTGACGCAGTCGCGACAGCGCGTCAATTCGGAGTAAAAGAGGAGTTCGCGGTTAACTACCATGCAGATGCTAAAGGGACTCAGTTAAACTATGATGTATTGAGTGAGGCCGTCACTTCTTTCCGAACAGGAAAAAAGATCGATCGTAGTTGGAAAAAAGATATTGAAAAAGACTTTAATGCTCGCGCGAAGAAATAA
- a CDS encoding bifunctional glycosyltransferase family 2/GtrA family protein has product MKQFAIIIPAYKPDQKCLNTVQKIIEAGFEHIIVVDDGSGKEYSPIFNTLESHKEITILHHAINQGKGRALKTAFHYILTNNLPFEAVITADADGQHLANDMVQLSQQLLKTPDQVVLGARDFTKKDIPFRSRFGNRFTRLLFRLSTGVVLSDTQTGLRGIPVNYLPQLLSVIGERFEYEMNVLAYLGKNKIDIVEVTIETIYLDDNESSHFHPLRDSYHIYKVFIFYGLSGGASFALDIGLYWMFIQLLKDPAPGLFIILATIAARILSSLFNYYINRNKVFKQGSSKSLVRYYLLAAFIMLSSAGSVHLLYAEWLGRGEIILKLGVDTILFVFGFVVQRAWVFRKE; this is encoded by the coding sequence GTGAAACAGTTCGCTATTATTATTCCAGCATATAAACCAGATCAAAAGTGCTTGAATACTGTCCAAAAAATAATCGAAGCAGGTTTTGAACATATTATCGTTGTCGATGATGGCAGCGGAAAAGAGTATTCACCTATATTTAACACACTGGAATCACATAAAGAAATAACGATATTACATCATGCCATTAACCAAGGAAAAGGGCGTGCTTTAAAAACGGCTTTCCACTATATACTTACGAATAATCTTCCTTTTGAAGCTGTCATCACAGCCGATGCGGATGGCCAGCATTTGGCAAATGACATGGTGCAGTTATCGCAACAATTGCTCAAGACACCCGATCAAGTGGTACTTGGTGCCAGGGATTTCACTAAAAAAGATATTCCATTCAGAAGTCGATTTGGCAATCGCTTTACGCGGTTGCTGTTTAGACTTTCAACCGGCGTTGTCCTCTCTGACACACAGACCGGATTAAGAGGCATTCCGGTCAACTACCTCCCTCAACTACTCTCGGTAATCGGTGAGCGATTTGAATATGAAATGAATGTTTTGGCGTATTTAGGAAAAAATAAGATCGATATAGTAGAAGTGACGATTGAAACCATCTATTTAGATGACAATGAATCCTCACACTTTCATCCCTTGAGGGATTCTTATCATATTTATAAAGTTTTCATTTTCTATGGATTGTCAGGAGGAGCATCTTTTGCACTGGACATCGGATTATATTGGATGTTTATCCAACTGCTTAAAGACCCGGCTCCTGGTTTATTCATTATTTTGGCAACCATTGCGGCCCGCATCTTGTCTTCATTATTTAATTATTACATCAACCGCAATAAAGTCTTTAAGCAAGGATCCAGCAAGTCGCTCGTGCGCTATTATTTATTGGCTGCGTTTATCATGCTGAGTTCTGCCGGTTCAGTCCATTTGCTTTACGCAGAATGGCTCGGACGCGGAGAAATCATTTTGAAACTAGGTGTGGATACCATTCTCTTTGTATTCGGCTTTGTGGTTCAACGTGCTTGGGTATTCCGTAAAGAATAA